The segment GAAGAAACGGTTTTGCTCGACGGGCTGGCCGACGAGGAATCGCTCGTGGTGCTGGCGGCTCTTTCGGCCCTGGGGCGGCTGGCCGGCATCTCGGACGCTGCACTGGCGTCGGTCGAGCGCCTGGCCGATGACCACTGCGATTCAGCGGTCAGGAGAGCGGCGTCGGAGTACGCCCGGAGGTTGAAGAGATGACAAGCAGCAACAGCAACACCGAAGAACTGGCAGCGGCTCACTGCTCGCCCTGCGCCGAGGGGTCACCGGCCATGGACGCGGGCGATGCCGCCGAGCTGCTCGAGGCGCTGGATGGCTGGAGTATACAAGACGGGCACCACCTGCAGCGCAGCTGGGAGTTCAAGAATTTCGTAACAGCCCTGGACTTCGTCAACCGGGTGGGCGAGGTCGCCGAAGCCGAGCAGCATCACCCGGACATCACGCTCGCCTGGGGAAAAGTGGAGGTCTGCGTGCACACCCACACCGTGGGCGGCTTGAGCCGCAACGACTTCATACTTGCTGCCCGCATCGACCAACTGCGGCGCTGAGTCTACCGGCTACCGAGTCTACCGGCTGCCGAGCGGCCGTCGGCGCGTTTCAGTGCAGCGTGTCGGTGGCCGGGTCTTCGTCGCCTTTGCCGCCGTTTGCCGCGTCGGCCTTGGCCTTACCCGCCTTGCGGGCTTTGGGCTT is part of the Candidatus Binatota bacterium genome and harbors:
- a CDS encoding 4a-hydroxytetrahydrobiopterin dehydratase, with translation MTSSNSNTEELAAAHCSPCAEGSPAMDAGDAAELLEALDGWSIQDGHHLQRSWEFKNFVTALDFVNRVGEVAEAEQHHPDITLAWGKVEVCVHTHTVGGLSRNDFILAARIDQLRR